One region of Salinibacterium sp. TMP30 genomic DNA includes:
- a CDS encoding TetR family transcriptional regulator, which produces MVSTEMPRDQLRGRETKQRVLEAAAAEFAEYGVAGARINRIAETAKASKERIYAWFGDKDALFDHVMQTGLDRLAHAVPIDADLVEYTVRLHNYFVNDHTAQRVTMWAWLHDVDTLGSFSEGRVEGYRHKLEVIRDAQHRGIVDNTWNPEELLALLLAVASNWERAPAELRSLGSAEFAGDLEACSASVREAARRLVEPRS; this is translated from the coding sequence GTGGTTTCGACAGAAATGCCGCGTGATCAGCTCCGTGGCCGCGAAACAAAACAGCGCGTGCTAGAGGCCGCAGCGGCCGAGTTCGCCGAATACGGCGTTGCCGGTGCGCGCATCAATCGCATTGCAGAAACAGCGAAAGCGAGCAAGGAACGCATCTACGCGTGGTTCGGCGATAAGGATGCGCTCTTCGACCACGTGATGCAGACCGGTCTTGACAGGCTTGCCCACGCGGTGCCGATCGACGCAGACCTCGTCGAATACACCGTGCGCCTGCACAACTATTTCGTCAACGACCACACCGCTCAACGCGTCACCATGTGGGCGTGGCTGCACGATGTCGACACCCTTGGATCGTTCTCCGAAGGACGTGTCGAAGGTTATCGACACAAACTCGAGGTTATCCGCGATGCTCAACACCGTGGCATTGTCGACAACACCTGGAACCCCGAAGAGCTGCTAGCTCTACTGCTCGCCGTCGCCAGCAACTGGGAACGCGCGCCCGCAGAATTGCGCTCGCTGGGTTCTGCCGAATTTGCCGGAGACTTAGAGGCCTGCAGCGCATCGGTGCGCGAAGCTGCCCGACGCCTCGTCGAGCCTCGGAGCTGA
- a CDS encoding LacI family DNA-binding transcriptional regulator, translated as MVSIEDVAQRAGVSTATVSRALSGNGPVSASAREKVAEAAAALDYVVSSTASSLASGRTKNVGLMVPYLARWFFTSVVEGAQQALMRHGYDVTLYNLSGSVAERETVFDVFLQRKRIDGIITVSLKLSAAEVERLHAFGKPVVGVGGPIEGVRTLTLDDDAVSSLATGHLLALGHTRIAHIGGSEDYDLEFHIPTNRRHGYEAALRKAGIEPRPEFFATADFTIQGGYHAAKQLLGSPLRRPTAIFASSDEMAIGCILAARDLGLVVPRDISIIGIDGHELSEFFGLTTVSQYPQAQGEHAVEILMNLLIPGKHPEIPENTPIGYDLVVRSSTSRPPE; from the coding sequence ATGGTGAGCATCGAAGACGTTGCCCAGCGTGCTGGGGTCTCAACGGCCACGGTATCGCGAGCGCTCAGCGGAAATGGCCCTGTATCGGCGTCCGCTCGTGAAAAAGTTGCGGAGGCCGCGGCCGCTCTCGACTATGTCGTGTCATCGACCGCGTCGAGTTTGGCTTCGGGTCGCACCAAAAATGTTGGGCTCATGGTGCCTTATTTGGCCCGCTGGTTTTTCACCTCGGTCGTGGAAGGCGCCCAGCAAGCGTTAATGCGACACGGTTATGACGTCACGCTGTACAACCTCTCGGGGAGCGTCGCTGAACGCGAGACTGTGTTCGATGTGTTTTTGCAGCGAAAACGGATCGACGGGATCATTACTGTTTCGCTGAAGCTTTCTGCCGCCGAGGTTGAGCGGCTTCATGCGTTCGGCAAACCTGTTGTGGGGGTGGGTGGCCCGATCGAGGGTGTGCGAACCCTGACCTTAGACGATGACGCAGTGTCGAGTCTTGCTACCGGTCACTTGTTGGCGCTTGGCCATACGCGCATTGCGCACATTGGTGGCTCCGAAGACTACGATCTCGAATTCCACATCCCTACCAATCGCCGCCACGGCTACGAGGCCGCGTTGCGCAAGGCCGGGATTGAGCCACGACCAGAGTTTTTTGCCACCGCTGATTTCACGATTCAGGGTGGCTATCACGCTGCAAAGCAGCTCCTCGGCAGTCCGCTACGGCGCCCTACGGCAATCTTCGCTTCCTCCGATGAGATGGCCATTGGCTGCATTCTTGCCGCACGCGATCTAGGTTTGGTCGTGCCACGCGATATCTCCATTATCGGAATCGATGGTCACGAACTCTCAGAATTTTTTGGACTCACCACGGTCTCGCAGTATCCCCAGGCGCAGGGCGAGCATGCCGTCGAAATTCTGATGAACCTGCTCATTCCCGGCAAGCACCCTGAGATACCCGAGAACACTCCGATTGGCTATGACCTGGTAGTGCGATCGAGCACAAGTCGACCGCCAGAGTAA
- a CDS encoding glycoside hydrolase family 13 protein, producing MTSVLPSSQWWRSAVIYQIYPRSFADSNGDGMGDLLGIRDRLPELAELGIDAVWLSPFYTSPQRDAGYDVADYCDVDPLFGTLDDFDSMTARAHELDLRVIVDLVPNHSSSDHRWFQEALAAAPGSDERARYIFREGRGENGELPPNNWDSVFGGQAWTRTENSDGTPGQWYLHLFDSTQPDFDWHNPWVRRQFEDVLRFWLDRGVDGFRVDVAHGMIKADRLPDWTPPVAGGSMGGTGTAADAAELAASRAPYWAQDGVHEIYREWRRVLDSYDGERILAAEAWVDPLTDMANWVRPDEMHQAFNFPYLETPWAAEPLRAVIDASISAFSAVDAPSTWVLSNHDVVRHASRLALTAVNPQGHGIGPRSAGLPNPELGLHRARAATALMLSLPGSSYLYQGEELGLPEVIDLPDEAREDPTWFRTNGERYGRDGCRVPIPWEADAPSYGFGPTAASWLPQPADWAPFARDAQRNVSDSTLTMYMMALALRRAHELGMGELEWLDSGDKTVLALRNGDVRVYANTGDAAVALPAGEVLLASGPLGDGKLPADTTVWLRA from the coding sequence ATGACTAGCGTTCTCCCGAGCAGCCAATGGTGGCGTTCCGCCGTGATTTATCAGATCTACCCCCGGTCGTTCGCCGACTCTAATGGCGACGGAATGGGGGATTTGCTCGGCATCCGTGACCGATTACCGGAACTCGCTGAGCTCGGCATCGACGCCGTCTGGCTGTCGCCCTTCTACACCTCGCCGCAACGCGATGCCGGCTACGATGTTGCCGATTACTGCGACGTCGACCCGCTCTTCGGCACGCTCGACGATTTCGACTCGATGACAGCGCGTGCTCACGAACTCGACCTGCGTGTGATCGTCGACCTCGTTCCCAACCACTCATCAAGTGATCACCGCTGGTTCCAAGAAGCGCTCGCCGCAGCACCCGGCAGCGATGAGCGCGCCCGCTACATTTTCCGCGAAGGGCGCGGCGAGAACGGCGAACTCCCGCCCAACAACTGGGACTCCGTCTTCGGCGGCCAAGCCTGGACCCGCACCGAAAATTCTGACGGCACCCCCGGCCAGTGGTACCTGCACCTGTTCGACAGCACCCAGCCCGACTTCGACTGGCACAATCCGTGGGTTCGCCGCCAGTTCGAAGACGTGCTTCGGTTCTGGCTCGACCGTGGCGTCGATGGATTCCGAGTGGATGTCGCCCACGGAATGATCAAAGCCGACCGCCTACCCGACTGGACCCCTCCCGTCGCGGGCGGCAGCATGGGCGGAACCGGTACCGCTGCCGACGCTGCCGAGCTTGCGGCATCCCGAGCACCGTACTGGGCTCAGGATGGCGTGCACGAGATTTACCGCGAATGGCGCCGCGTTCTCGACAGCTACGACGGCGAGCGCATTCTCGCCGCTGAGGCGTGGGTTGATCCTCTCACCGACATGGCCAACTGGGTGCGTCCCGATGAGATGCATCAGGCTTTCAATTTCCCCTATTTGGAAACTCCGTGGGCGGCTGAGCCACTTCGTGCTGTCATTGATGCATCGATTAGCGCGTTCTCTGCGGTTGACGCGCCCAGCACGTGGGTGCTCTCAAACCACGACGTTGTTCGTCATGCCTCACGACTCGCGCTCACCGCGGTGAACCCTCAAGGCCACGGTATTGGCCCGCGCTCCGCCGGTCTCCCGAATCCCGAGTTGGGCTTACATCGTGCGCGGGCTGCAACGGCACTCATGCTGTCGCTTCCGGGGAGCTCTTACCTCTATCAGGGCGAAGAGCTTGGCTTGCCCGAAGTAATCGACCTTCCCGATGAGGCCCGCGAAGACCCCACCTGGTTCCGCACCAATGGGGAACGTTACGGTCGAGATGGATGCCGCGTGCCGATCCCCTGGGAGGCTGACGCCCCCTCCTACGGCTTCGGACCCACGGCTGCCTCATGGCTACCACAACCCGCAGACTGGGCTCCGTTCGCCCGCGACGCACAGCGCAACGTCAGCGACTCGACCCTCACGATGTACATGATGGCACTCGCCCTGCGCCGAGCCCACGAACTCGGCATGGGCGAGCTCGAGTGGCTCGACTCTGGCGACAAAACGGTGCTCGCGCTGCGCAATGGCGACGTGCGTGTGTACGCCAACACGGGTGATGCTGCGGTCGCGCTACCCGCCGGCGAGGTGCTGCTTGCGAGCGGTCCGCTCGGCGACGGAAAACTGCCTGCAGACACGACTGTGTGGTTGCGCGCGTAA
- a CDS encoding NADPH:quinone reductase — MKAIVYSETGDPSVLQLVDRPFLEPGPDEVRVRIVVSGVNPTDWKSRRGGAPGQALPFDDVVPGQDGAGIVEAIGSDVQHVSVGDRVWLALAAYQRASSGASQETSVLPAERVFALPASASFDQGASLGVPAITAYRALTVAEDGPGRLHPGALADKVVLVAGGAGAVGHAAIQLARWGGATVVTTVSGPAKAALATAAGAQHVLTYTDADIVEQIRAIAPDGVDLIVEVAPAQNAELDLAVIRNRGSIAVYANNGGDLVTLDVRRHFSLNVRYQFVLLYTVGPAVLHAAAEAINAALRDGALSVGEETGLPLHRFDLAHTADAHAMVESGAVGKVLIDVTAE; from the coding sequence ATGAAAGCAATTGTCTACAGCGAGACCGGTGACCCCTCCGTACTTCAGCTCGTTGATCGGCCGTTCCTCGAACCCGGGCCTGACGAGGTGCGCGTTCGGATCGTGGTGAGTGGTGTGAACCCCACTGATTGGAAGTCGCGCCGCGGCGGGGCTCCCGGCCAGGCGTTGCCCTTCGATGATGTTGTTCCCGGCCAAGACGGCGCCGGTATCGTCGAGGCAATCGGCTCTGACGTGCAGCATGTCAGCGTCGGCGACCGCGTCTGGCTAGCACTCGCCGCCTATCAACGCGCAAGCAGTGGCGCGAGCCAAGAAACCTCCGTGCTTCCGGCAGAACGGGTCTTCGCCCTTCCCGCTAGCGCCAGCTTTGACCAGGGTGCGAGCCTCGGTGTTCCTGCGATCACGGCGTACCGCGCGCTGACGGTGGCCGAAGACGGACCAGGTCGACTTCATCCGGGCGCCCTCGCCGACAAGGTCGTGCTCGTGGCTGGTGGGGCGGGTGCCGTGGGCCACGCAGCGATCCAACTTGCTCGCTGGGGCGGAGCAACCGTCGTCACCACAGTGAGCGGGCCGGCGAAAGCTGCACTCGCGACCGCCGCTGGCGCACAGCACGTGCTTACTTACACCGACGCCGACATCGTCGAGCAGATTCGTGCGATTGCACCGGACGGCGTGGACCTCATCGTCGAAGTCGCACCCGCCCAGAATGCTGAACTCGACCTCGCCGTCATCCGCAATCGTGGGTCAATCGCCGTTTACGCCAACAATGGCGGAGACCTCGTGACTCTCGACGTTCGCCGCCACTTCAGCCTCAACGTGCGCTACCAATTTGTGCTGCTCTACACGGTGGGCCCCGCTGTCCTTCATGCTGCGGCCGAGGCCATCAACGCTGCACTTCGCGACGGCGCGCTGAGCGTAGGCGAAGAGACTGGTTTGCCCCTCCACCGTTTCGACCTTGCACACACAGCGGATGCCCATGCCATGGTCGAGAGCGGAGCGGTCGGCAAAGTGCTGATCGACGTTACGGCCGAATGA
- a CDS encoding glycine C-acetyltransferase — protein sequence MYGTVREQLNETLGEIRSAGLYKTERQLDTAQSAHVESAGKPVLNFCANNYLGLANHPRLVAAAKEALDDWGFGMASVRFICGTQTQHVELENRLSALLSMEATILFPSCFDANGGIFEVLLGAEDAVISDELNHASIIDGIRLSKAARYRYKNRDMADLEAQLIAAKDARRRLIVTDGVFSMDGYLAPLEAICDLAEQYDAMVMVDDSHAVGFVGDTGAGTPEHCGVSDRVDIISGTLGKALGGASGGYISAHAEIVELLRQRARPYLFSNAVAPSVVAGSIEALNLVADGAESRAKLKSNAEQFRSGMAEAGFTLLPGEHPIIPVMFADEHEAVAMADALLEHGVYVIAFSFPVVPLGKARIRVQVSAGHSSDDITRCVKAFVAARESIAA from the coding sequence ATGTACGGAACCGTTCGCGAACAACTCAACGAAACTCTGGGAGAGATCCGCTCGGCAGGCCTCTACAAGACCGAGCGCCAGCTCGATACCGCCCAGTCGGCCCACGTGGAGTCGGCAGGAAAACCGGTGCTCAACTTCTGCGCCAACAACTACCTCGGTCTCGCTAACCACCCACGACTCGTCGCCGCCGCCAAGGAAGCTCTCGACGACTGGGGGTTCGGGATGGCGAGCGTGCGCTTTATCTGCGGCACCCAGACCCAGCATGTTGAGTTAGAGAACCGGCTCTCGGCGCTGCTGAGCATGGAGGCGACCATCCTGTTCCCCTCCTGTTTCGATGCGAACGGCGGCATCTTTGAGGTGCTGCTCGGTGCCGAGGATGCGGTGATTTCGGATGAACTCAACCACGCGTCGATTATCGACGGAATTCGCCTGTCGAAGGCGGCGCGCTACCGTTACAAGAACCGCGACATGGCCGACCTTGAAGCCCAGTTAATAGCGGCGAAGGATGCCCGACGCCGCCTCATCGTCACCGACGGAGTCTTCTCGATGGACGGCTATCTTGCCCCCCTCGAAGCGATCTGCGATCTCGCCGAACAGTACGACGCAATGGTCATGGTCGACGACTCGCACGCCGTGGGCTTCGTCGGCGACACCGGCGCGGGAACCCCCGAACACTGCGGTGTCTCCGACCGCGTCGACATCATCTCGGGCACCCTCGGCAAAGCACTCGGCGGCGCCTCGGGTGGATACATCAGCGCTCACGCCGAAATCGTGGAACTGCTTCGGCAGCGCGCCCGCCCCTACCTGTTCTCCAATGCTGTCGCCCCGTCGGTGGTGGCAGGCTCGATCGAAGCGCTCAACCTTGTGGCTGACGGTGCGGAGAGCCGGGCGAAGCTGAAGTCTAACGCAGAGCAGTTTCGCAGCGGTATGGCTGAGGCCGGGTTCACGCTACTGCCGGGCGAGCATCCCATCATTCCGGTCATGTTCGCGGATGAGCACGAAGCTGTTGCGATGGCGGATGCTCTGCTCGAGCATGGCGTCTACGTGATCGCCTTCTCGTTCCCCGTCGTGCCTCTAGGAAAAGCCCGTATTCGCGTGCAGGTGTCGGCTGGCCACTCCAGCGACGACATCACTCGCTGTGTTAAGGCTTTTGTTGCGGCTCGGGAGTCGATCGCGGCGTAG
- the tdh gene encoding L-threonine 3-dehydrogenase, producing MKALYKDKAGPGLILAERPEPTPGRGEVKIRVARTGICGTDLHIESWDVWAAGAINAPLIPGHEFSGHVVELGEGITSVEVGALVSGEGHVVCGHCRNCRAGRRHLCKFTSSIGVNRDGAFAEFVVIPEQNVWQHPLDIDPELAAIFDPLGNAVHTALSFPMVGEDVLITGAGPIGLMAAKVAHHIGARHIVMTDVNEQRLQLARDMGVSLAINVSKVRIAEAQEQLGMKEGFDIGLEMSGHPTALPEMISNMNQGGRIAMLGLPAEPISIDWATVVTHMITIKGIYGREMFETWYAMNAMVHTGLDVSGVVTDRFPAERWEEAFATARRGNSGKVIIDWS from the coding sequence ATGAAAGCCCTCTATAAAGACAAGGCCGGACCAGGCCTCATCTTGGCCGAACGACCAGAGCCCACCCCGGGGCGTGGAGAGGTCAAGATCCGTGTCGCCCGCACAGGGATTTGCGGCACCGACCTGCATATTGAATCGTGGGATGTCTGGGCCGCCGGTGCTATCAACGCTCCCCTCATTCCGGGCCACGAATTCTCGGGCCACGTCGTTGAACTCGGCGAAGGAATCACCTCGGTTGAGGTCGGCGCCCTCGTCTCTGGCGAAGGTCACGTCGTCTGCGGCCACTGCCGCAACTGCCGTGCTGGCCGTCGCCACCTGTGCAAGTTCACCTCCAGCATTGGCGTGAACCGCGATGGGGCATTCGCTGAGTTTGTTGTCATTCCGGAACAGAATGTGTGGCAGCATCCACTCGATATCGACCCGGAGCTTGCCGCAATCTTTGACCCGCTCGGCAATGCCGTGCACACCGCACTGTCGTTCCCGATGGTTGGGGAAGACGTGCTCATCACCGGAGCTGGACCCATCGGGCTCATGGCCGCCAAAGTTGCCCACCATATTGGTGCCCGCCACATCGTGATGACTGATGTCAACGAGCAGCGACTCCAACTCGCCCGCGATATGGGAGTGAGCCTCGCGATCAACGTGTCCAAGGTGCGCATCGCCGAAGCGCAAGAGCAACTGGGAATGAAGGAAGGCTTCGATATCGGCCTCGAAATGAGCGGGCACCCCACTGCCTTGCCCGAGATGATCAGCAACATGAATCAGGGCGGCCGCATCGCCATGCTCGGTCTCCCCGCGGAACCAATCAGCATTGACTGGGCGACCGTCGTGACCCACATGATCACCATCAAGGGCATCTACGGCCGCGAGATGTTCGAGACTTGGTACGCGATGAACGCCATGGTGCACACCGGTTTGGATGTCTCAGGCGTCGTCACTGACAGGTTCCCCGCCGAGCGCTGGGAAGAAGCATTCGCGACCGCCCGCCGCGGCAACAGCGGCAAAGTCATCATCGATTGGTCGTAG
- a CDS encoding nitroreductase family protein has translation MELRRNIHRLEKGIIMMPRRDIFARDYITETVEFYELAARQCSTDPSSLEASEVEWANNVLTEYFRVSTGSDPVVDSARKRFFELEYHPSDNGKVPYVKKNLSSISYDQLHELAMQRRSVRWFEQKPVPRELVDKALLVGRQSPTACNRLPYEFRVFDDPAIVSTIAGLPFGATGYAQNIPTIVVVVGKLESYFSPRDRHAIYIDSSLAAMSFMFGLETLGLSSSVINWPDFEPLEAKMQKTLSLDVTDRVIMLIAVGYSHPEGLVPYSQKKELDTFRSYNKLR, from the coding sequence GTGGAGTTGCGTCGCAACATCCATCGCCTGGAAAAGGGCATCATCATGATGCCTCGGCGGGACATCTTTGCGCGGGATTACATCACCGAGACGGTCGAATTTTACGAGCTGGCCGCTCGCCAGTGCTCGACAGATCCATCTTCGCTGGAAGCGAGCGAAGTCGAGTGGGCTAACAACGTCTTGACGGAGTACTTCCGCGTCAGCACGGGGAGCGATCCGGTCGTAGATTCAGCGCGCAAGCGCTTCTTCGAGCTGGAATATCACCCCTCCGACAACGGCAAGGTACCCTATGTGAAAAAGAACCTGTCGAGCATTTCGTACGATCAGCTTCACGAACTAGCAATGCAGCGTCGTTCAGTTCGCTGGTTTGAACAGAAGCCGGTACCCCGCGAACTGGTCGACAAAGCTCTCCTCGTCGGACGCCAATCGCCCACGGCGTGCAATCGTTTGCCTTACGAGTTCCGCGTGTTCGACGACCCGGCCATCGTCAGCACAATCGCTGGCCTACCGTTCGGTGCAACAGGCTACGCACAAAACATCCCAACGATCGTCGTGGTTGTGGGCAAGTTGGAGAGCTACTTCAGCCCGCGCGACCGACATGCGATCTACATTGACTCGTCACTGGCCGCGATGTCATTCATGTTTGGTTTAGAAACTCTTGGGCTCAGTTCAAGCGTGATCAACTGGCCCGACTTCGAGCCGCTTGAAGCCAAGATGCAGAAGACGCTCAGCCTCGACGTCACCGATCGAGTGATCATGTTGATCGCCGTTGGCTACTCGCACCCCGAGGGCCTTGTCCCTTACTCGCAGAAGAAGGAACTCGACACCTTCCGCTCATACAACAAGTTGCGATGA
- a CDS encoding lysylphosphatidylglycerol synthase domain-containing protein — MTTPSSSKLPKRLLRYGLTAVVLAFIAVLFWRALSDNWAEVQAQQLQFNWLMVAGVALFAVAVPISGLLWGAIVNRLTDRPAVSPREAMAVHSASWLLKYVPGQVGSLLNKILWGKQRGISRSVMVISFIYENVFLQISSIVPSAAILLVSVGLAVFQDNAITLLLPLLALIPLLVVLDRRLFHPVMNFGAQRILKQQLPKEYFLPPVAVGGYLVSFVGPRIINAVGFVVVAASFLDVSPAAWLPLGAAYVLAGAIGILAVFVPSGLGVREAVVFAFALQYVTPAQAVILALLARLLSTVADALVALFYLLLRVSLRRRPPKLVQGT, encoded by the coding sequence ATGACCACCCCGTCATCGTCGAAGCTACCTAAGCGACTTCTGAGGTACGGGCTTACCGCGGTAGTCCTTGCATTCATCGCTGTACTGTTCTGGCGCGCTCTTTCTGACAACTGGGCCGAGGTTCAAGCGCAGCAGTTGCAGTTCAATTGGCTGATGGTTGCTGGGGTTGCGCTATTTGCCGTCGCGGTGCCGATCTCTGGTCTGCTGTGGGGCGCAATCGTCAATCGGCTCACCGACCGACCGGCCGTGTCACCTCGGGAAGCTATGGCTGTGCACTCTGCATCGTGGCTGCTCAAGTACGTGCCAGGCCAGGTAGGGTCACTGCTCAATAAGATTCTGTGGGGCAAACAGCGCGGCATCAGCCGCAGCGTGATGGTGATTTCGTTCATCTATGAGAATGTTTTCCTTCAAATCTCATCCATTGTTCCCAGCGCGGCAATCTTGCTTGTCAGCGTTGGCCTCGCCGTATTCCAAGACAACGCAATCACGCTGCTTCTTCCCCTCCTCGCCCTTATCCCTCTGCTCGTGGTACTCGACCGCAGGCTATTCCATCCGGTCATGAATTTCGGGGCACAGCGGATTCTCAAACAGCAACTTCCGAAGGAGTACTTCCTTCCGCCAGTCGCGGTTGGCGGCTACCTCGTAAGTTTTGTCGGCCCGCGAATTATCAATGCGGTTGGATTCGTTGTGGTCGCTGCATCGTTTCTTGACGTGTCGCCAGCCGCGTGGCTTCCTCTTGGAGCAGCGTATGTACTTGCAGGGGCTATCGGCATCTTGGCAGTTTTTGTTCCCAGCGGTCTCGGGGTGCGCGAAGCGGTAGTCTTCGCATTTGCTCTTCAATATGTCACTCCAGCACAGGCGGTTATTCTCGCGCTGCTTGCTCGGCTACTGAGTACGGTTGCGGATGCCCTGGTGGCATTGTTCTACTTGTTGCTCAGGGTTTCGTTGAGGCGTCGACCCCCTAAGCTCGTTCAGGGCACTTAA
- a CDS encoding glycosyltransferase family 2 protein — translation MNEEHTLPLVLKSIPKDIPGVDELHVLVIDDGSTDRTIEVAKEHGVIHFVRHSGNRGLARSFSDGVSYALAHGADIVVNTDGDNQYPQDRIPDLIAPLMSGSADIAIGDRQTATIAHFSPFKRLLQRFGSRVVNMAAGTDVPDAASGFRAYSRESLLRLNVVTEFSYCMETIIQAGHKRMRLASVPIETNAKTRESRLFSSIWQHVGESARAIIRSYLMFRPLAFFLPLGTALTVASLIPFVRYLILWLSGTTGDHIQSLILGAALLVGGLLSFALGLLADLMRINRILLEDSMERTKRIEFGPGYTAVKQRGKSA, via the coding sequence TTGAATGAAGAGCACACTCTGCCACTCGTTCTCAAGTCGATTCCGAAAGATATCCCCGGTGTAGACGAGCTGCACGTTTTAGTGATCGATGATGGTTCAACCGATCGCACCATCGAGGTGGCCAAGGAACACGGCGTCATTCACTTTGTGCGCCACTCCGGCAACCGGGGCTTGGCTCGCTCGTTCTCCGACGGCGTCAGTTACGCGCTCGCTCACGGTGCCGACATCGTTGTGAACACGGACGGCGATAACCAGTATCCCCAGGACCGAATCCCCGATCTCATCGCACCGTTGATGAGTGGGTCTGCAGACATCGCAATCGGCGACCGTCAAACGGCCACCATCGCTCACTTCTCGCCCTTCAAGCGACTCCTTCAGCGCTTCGGCAGTCGGGTTGTCAACATGGCTGCAGGAACTGATGTTCCGGATGCCGCGAGCGGATTCCGCGCGTACTCACGCGAGTCGCTGCTCCGGCTCAACGTCGTCACCGAGTTCAGCTACTGCATGGAGACGATCATCCAGGCGGGCCACAAGAGGATGCGCTTGGCGAGCGTTCCGATCGAGACGAATGCGAAGACTCGCGAGTCTCGCTTGTTCTCGTCGATCTGGCAGCATGTGGGAGAGTCCGCAAGAGCTATCATTCGTAGCTACCTCATGTTCCGCCCGCTGGCGTTTTTCTTGCCGTTGGGAACTGCGCTCACTGTTGCTTCGTTGATTCCATTCGTTCGCTATCTAATTCTGTGGCTGTCGGGCACTACGGGCGACCACATCCAGTCGCTGATTCTTGGTGCTGCATTGCTTGTTGGAGGCTTGTTGAGCTTCGCGCTTGGTCTGCTCGCCGACCTCATGCGCATCAACCGCATTCTGCTGGAGGACTCAATGGAGCGCACGAAAAGGATTGAATTTGGCCCCGGCTACACGGCTGTCAAGCAGCGCGGAAAGAGTGCATAG